From the genome of Bradyrhizobium sp. ORS 278:
CGGTCTGCGTCGATTCTACGACCATCATTGGGTCTGCGCCGCTCTCCCCTTCGCAGGCGTGATCGCGCGACGCCAAGTCTCCACACGCCTGACATGATTTGGCCCTCCACCCGCTCTTGCATGACGGTGATGACCATCAGGCAGGAGCGAACACCATGAACGCCAGGAACCGGCGTCCTCGTCGCTTCGGCAAATCTCGGCACGTCACGTCGGTCGCGGCAGCGCTGACTGTCCTGATGTGTCCGATCCTGGCTGCTTCCGCAGAAACTCTTGCCGTGCAGGGCAATCGACGCGTCGACGCTGCGATGGTCACGTCTCGCTTCCACGCCGATGCCAGCGGACGCTATGACGCCGCCGCCCTTGACGCCGGATTGAAGGCGCTGGTCGAGACCGGTCTGTTCGACGACGTCAAGATCAGCCGCAACGGCGGACAGATCGTCGTGCGGCTCGCGGAAGCAAAGTTGCTCGATCGGGTCGCCTTCGAAGGTAACAAGAAGGTGAAGGATGCGGACCTGACGAGCGCCGTGCTGTCGAAGCCGCGCTCGGCGCTGCAGCGCGCCACCGTGCAGGGCGATGTTGCCCGCATCCTCCAGGCCTATCACCGCGTCGGCCGCGACGACGTCCGTGTCGTCCCTGAGATCATCGACCGCGGCAACGACCGCGTCGATCTTGTGTTCACGATCACCGAGGGGAAGAAAACGCCGGTGAGAGCCATCAGCTTCATCGGCAACAAGGCCTATGACGCGCGGCAGTTGCGCGCCGTCATCAAGACGTCGGAATCAACGGTACTGAGCTTCGTCACCGGCGGCGATGCCTATGATGCCGACCGCGTCAACGAGGACCGTGAGCAGCTGCGGCAATATTACCGCAACCACGGTTTCGCCGATGCCGAGGTGACCAATGTCAGTGTCGAATTCGATCGCGCGTCCAACGGCTTCAATCTGAGCTTCACGATCGACGAAGGCGTGGCTTACAAGTTCGGCGCGATCGACTTCGCCTGCAATGTGCAGGGGCTCGCCTGCGACGGCTTGCGCACGCAACTGCTCCCTCAGCGGGGCGACACGTTCGATGCAAGCAAGCTCGACAAGACCACCGAGGTGCTGACCGCAGAGCTCGGCAAGCTGGGCTTTCCCTTCGCGCAGGTCGAGCCCCGGGTCAATCGCAACACGCCGGCGCGGCTGGCGGATGTCAGCTTCCAGATCGACGAGGGTCAGCGCAGCTATGTTGAGCGCATCGACATTCACGGCAACACCCGCACGCGCGACGACGTCATCCGCCGCGAGTTCGACATCGGCGAGGGCGACGCCTACAACAAGACGCTGATCGACCGTGCCGAGCGGCGGCTGCGCAACCTCAACTACTTCAAGACGGTCAAGATCACGTCGCGCCCCGGCTCGACCAGGGATCGCGTGGTGCTCGACGTGGAGGTGGTCGACCAGGCAACCGGCGACTTCAACGTCTCAGGCGGCTATTCGTCGACGGACGGATTGCTCGCCGAGGTCAAGGTGGGCGACCGCAACGTGCTCGGCACGGGCAATACCGCGCAGGCCACGTTCACCTATGGCCAGTTCGCGCGCGGCGCCACACTGTCCTTCACATCGCCCTATGCGCTGGGACGGCTGACGCCGGGCGTCGAGCTGTTCGCGCGACAGAGCATGGCCACGACGTTCCAGTCGTTCGGCAACAACACCTATGGGGGCGCCTTCACCCTTGGCATGCCGGTCAGCGAGCAGACCGCGATGCTGTGGCGCTATTCGCTCTACGACCAGAAGGTCGTGCTCGCGCCGGGGATCTCCCCTGCCGCGGTGTCCGTTCCGGTTCGGCAGGCAATCGCCGCGGGCCGGCAGACAGTCTCGCAGCTAGGCAACACCGTCACCTACAGCACGCTCGACAACGCCAAGATGCCGACCAGCGGCATTCGATCGCAACTGAGCCAGGATCTCGCCGGCCTCGGCGGCGATGTCCGCTTCCTGAAAACCACCGCTGACGTCCGCTACTACCGATCCATCAACAGCGACCTGACCGCCATGGTGCGCGGCCAGGGCGGCTACATCACCGGATTGGGCGGCCAACAGGCGCCGCTGCTCAACAGCTTCTTCGGTGGACCGACGATGGTGCGCGGCTTCGCCCCCGGCGGATTCGGCCCGCGCGATCTCACGGCGGGTTCGACGATGGACAATGTCGGCGGCAGCTTCTACTGGGCGACCACGGCGGAGCTGCAGAGCAACATCCCGGGAGTGCCCCAGGAATACGGCTTGCGCGGCTCGGCCTTCGTCGATGCCGGCACCGTGTTTGGCTATCGCGGGCCGGCCCAGAACGTTCAGGTCGCGAACAAGAACGTGCTGCGCTCCTCCGTCGGCGTTGGGATGACCTGGGCGTCGCCCTTCGGCCCGCTGACGGTCGACTATTCCGTGCCGATCAGCAAGGCGGCGTATGACGTCGTGCAACCGTTCCGCTTCAGCGCCGGCGGCTTCTAGGCAGACGCCGCCGCGTGAAAGCCGCGGCGCCGACCTCCATCCTCAGTACGGATGATAATAGTGGACACGTGGGCCGTAGTACGGATGACCGTAGTACGGACGCACGTAATACGGCTGGGGGGCATAATACACCGGCGGGCCATAGTAGCCGGGTCCGGCGTAGTAGCCCGGTCCATAGTAGTAGTCGTCGTCGTGCGAGTGCGCCGCAATCGCGCCGAACGTCCCGATCATTGCGCCCATGATGGCGAGACCCGCGGCCGGGTTGCCCCGATAGACATGGCGATGACGCCGCCGCGCACTGACATCCGTCACATCGCTTGCGGCCGCCTTGATCACCGACGGATGCGTGCTCGGACCTGCCGCTCGCGCCGAGGTCGGCGCGGACTGAGCCGCCGTGAGCACGGTCGCCATGACTGCAGCAAGCGCGAGCTTCGCGCTCGCCGACCGGAACAGATACTGATGACCAACCATGATATCCCCCGTCTTTTCCGCTCGTCTCGATTACAACATGGCGTCGTGGGGCGGTTGACCTGCATCAACACAGCATCGGCCCCGGGCGCATGCGCCGTTCTGAGCTCAGAGCCGATCTACGATGCCTTGGGCTCCGCCCCTGACCCAAGGTTCAATCGCGATGAACGGGTTTTTTCACGAACCCTGAGGGCATCGCGGGATACCAATGCCTACTGTCGGGAACACGCAAGGTCCGGGGCGGACAGGAACTCATGACATTCATTTTCAACCGAACGATTTTCGGCTCGCTGGCCATCGTCCATGTCGATCGCATGAGCGATGGCCCAATTTGCCGCTAGCGGTCGATGCGGGAGTCCGATCGCCCCCTGCGGTCATCGTGGCTTGCGACCCGACCGGTGGAAAAGCCATAGACCACAGCCAGGCGATCCAGGCACTCCTTGAAGCGGCGCGCAAAATAGTCGTTCCAGCGCTGGCTGGCCAATCCGCGCTTCTGCCCAACCTGTTCCATCGTCAAGCCATGCACCAGGACGTCATGGGTGATCGCCGCTCCATCCAGACCGAGCTCGCGCTCGGCCCGATTCAGCCGGAGCACCGCCTGTCTTTGACTTTCGGTGACCGGCTCACGCCCGCGCGCGCCGTCGACATGCTCGCGCGACGGATCGATCGCCTGCGGGCCCCGCTCGGCCCGCTCCCAGTCGTTCTGGAACGCCCGCCCCGCCCGATACTGGGCGTCGTCGAGCTGCTTGTGCGCATGGAGCCGACCCAGCGGATCGTTGCGCACCGATCGCAGCGTCACGATCTTCTCGCCAGGCTCGAGCGCCAAGGGATCATCGATCTCGACCGGAACCACGTCGGCATGGCGCGTCAGCTCCTGAGCGCGACGATCGTGAGTGCTGGAGTGCTGGATCTTGGACGTGCGAAGGGGCTTGCTGCGTCGGGGGCGCGCCATGTCTCGTCTCCGGAAGATGGAATGGGGTCAGGTGTGATCGGGTTCGCCGCGCTAGGCGGCCGCGACCAGCCGCAGGACCAGAGGGCCGGCGGGACGAACAGCGGTCTCCTCGGGCGGAGTCCGCGTCAGCTGATGGTGGGGGGTGCAATAGCAGGAGCCCGGCTGGCGCGGATGGCCGCAAAAGGTGATCGGATCGCCGTCGCGGTCGCCACCATAGGGGTAGCGGCAATCATCGGGCGCGAGCTGGTCGAACGCCAGCAGCCGCGGACTGATGCCGACCGAGCGCAGCTTGACCCGCGCGGCCGCCTTTGGCGACCGGGGCATCGCGACCGGCCGCACGCCGGCGTCCGGGCTCCGTCGTCCGGGTGCGGCCGCGGCAGACATCGCCCGGGGCTCGCAACGGACGGACTCGAACTCGGCCTTGAACTCTCCCTTGGACGCGGGCGCCACGAGCCCGATGCGCTTGCCGCGGCCGAGCGTCGCATTGCGCGTATAGGCCGTCCCGAACTGCGCATTGAGGGCGCGCGCGATCTCGGCATAAGAGAGCCCCTTGGCATGGAGCTCGCACAGCATCCTGGAGTGGTGGTCTGGCCAGTCGGTGGACTGCATTCTCGCCTCTTTCTTCTGGATCGGGCGCCGAAGGCTCTTGCCCGACGGCTCAATTTCCGTTATTCCGAAGAAAAAGTCAAGCTTGAGTTCTGATAAATCGAAACATATACTCGTTTCCGAGATTCGCAAAAGGGGTCAAAGCCATGTTGGACGTCGCCATGATCGAGCGTGCACTCGAGAAGCCGGGAAAGACCAAGGGAGGGCTTGCCCGCGCCATGGGCGTGCGGCCGGGCGCCGTCTCCGAGATCCTCGGGGGCCAGCGCCTGATCAAGGCCGCCGAAATCCCGCTGATCACCGAATATCTGGAGCTCAACTCCGTCCCGATCATGGGCCGGGTCGGCGCCGGCTCGGTGATCGAGCCGGATTACGAGCAGGTTCCGCTGGAGGGCATCGGCGAGGTCGCCCTGCCCTTCCCGATCTTCGAGGAGACCATCGCCTTCGAGGTCACCGGCGATTCGATGCTGCCGAAATATGAGAATGGCGACGTGATCGTCGTGTACAAGGAGCAGCGCCACCCGCTGTCCAGCTACTACGGCGAGGAGGCCGTGGTGCGGTTGAAGTCCGGCGAGCGTTACCTGAAGACCATCGAGCGCGGCAAGTCGCCGTCCGTGGTCAATCTGAAGAGCTTCAACGCCAAACCGATCGTCGGCGTCAAGCTGGACTGGATCGGCGAGATCTTCGTCACCTTGCCGCGCGGCCAGATCTCGCGGATCCGCGCCAAGGCGGCGGCGAAGTCGCGCGCCCGGGCGGCGAGCAAGTCGGAGCGCTAAGGCACGATCGGAGGGATGCCGGGCGCTCTCGCCTGCGTCCTGTCCGAATCAGCTTGACAAATTTCTGATTTACAGAAATAATGGCGCGATCACCGTCAGCCGAAGGCGAACTGGCGCTCCATGCAGTATTTCGTCGTGATGATCGACTACGGCCGCCGCGGACGCGAGGCCGTGGTCGATCCGGATTTGACCCGGCGCGACGTCGTCGCACGCATCGCGTCGGGCGAGTATGACAATATCAGCTTCATTCACGAGATCGCCGGCCATTCGGTCGCTGACATCACGGCCGATCTGCTGTCCGAAGCACGGCCGCCCGAGATCGACACGTCAGATGCCGATCTGCAGGCCGGGCGGTCCGACCATATGCGAGACCTGCGCAAGCACGAGCGGGCTTGACGGCATCCTGCCGGCGCCCGCGCCACCCGTGGTCACCGCGCTCAATCAACTTGGCCGGCCCTCTGCGGTCCGGCCAACCCATGACGTCTCGATGCCTCAGACCAGAAGGACGGTGGATCCAGTCGTCTTGCGCGCGGCGAGGTCGGCGTGGGCCTTGGCCGCGTCCTTCAGCGGGTATGTCTGATTGACCTCGATCTTGACAGTTCCCGACTTGACGACGTCGAACAGCTCATTGGCCATCGCCACCAGACTCTCGCGCTTGGCGGCGTAGGTGAACAGCGTCGGCCGGGTCACGAACAGCGAGCCCTTCTGCGCCAGCAGGCCGAGATTGAGCGGATCGACCGAACCGGAGGACTGGCCGAACAGCACCGCGTAACCGAGCGGCGCCAGGCAATCGAGCGACTTCAGGAATGTGTCCTTGCCTACGGAATCATAGACCACCGGCACCTTCTTGCCGCCGGTGATCTCGTTGACACGGGCGACGAAGTCCTCGCGCGAATAGACGATGGTGTGCTCGCAGCCATGCGCCTCGGCCAGTTGCGCCTTGTCGTCGCTCGAGACCGTGCCGATCACGGTCACGCCGAGGTGCTTGGCCCACTGGCTCAGGATCAGGCCGACGCCGCCCGCAGCGGCGTGCAGCAGAATGGTCTCGCCCGCCTTGACGCGGTAGGTCTGTCGGATCAGGTACTGCGCCGTGAGACCCTTGAGCATCATTGCAGCGGCCGTCTTGTCGTCGATCTCGTCGGGCAACTTCAGCAGCAGCGCCGCCGGCATCAGTCGCGCCTCGGAATAGGCGCCCAGCGGCGACGAGCCATAGGCGACGCGGTCGCCGACCTTGAGGTCCGTCACCCCTTCGCCGACCTCCTCGACGACGCCGGCACCCTCGCTGCCCAATCCACTCGGCAGTTGGACCGGATAGAGCCCCGACCGATTGTAGATATCGATGAAATTCAGGCCGACCGCGGTATGGCGGATGCGCGCTTCGCCCGGGCCGGGCTTGCCGACCTCGACCTGCTCCCAGGTGAGAACCTCCGGACCACCGGTCTTGTGGAAACGAATGGCGTTCGTCATGCTGCTCATCCTCCCTGCTTGACGCCCGAGGCCGCTCCGCTCTGTCGCGGTCGTTCTGCCTGCATCGGCACAATCGTCTTCGGGCAATCGATACCGGCTCATGTGGTAGCCGCTCGCCTCGCCGCTTGGCAACCGCCTTCAGAGCCGCCCTCACGATCCCGGATCGCCGGCCAGGAACCACGCCGGCCGGTCCTGCGTTCACCGGCGAACGTCGAGGACCCGTCTCATGCCGCCAAAAAAACGCAGCGCCGTGGTCAGCCCGGCCATCCTGATCGAACTTGCCTGTCACACGATCATGGGCATCGCCCTGGGGCTGGGGCTGGCGTTTGCCCTGACGCAGGTCGACGCGTTCGGCATCTCGACACTGATCGCTCACAGCCCCGATCCGCATATGACGTTCGTGGTCTTCGTCGGCACCTTCACGCTGGCCTTCGCCGTCGGCGCGAGCCTGACCGGCTTCGTGTTCACGATGATGGAAGAGCGGTCTTAAGACGACTCCAAGTACGGTCCGCGCTGCTGCGAGGCTCGCGCGCGCGTAAGCCATCGGCGTTGTCACATGCGCGTCGTGCAAAGATTGCAGATGAGCGGCATTCGGATCGCGTGGAGACCAGAATGCCCGGACCAGCGCGTGCGACCGCTCCGCCATCAGCGAGCCTGCGATCATGACGGGCGGCTGGCTCGCACTCCTGGCCGCAGGTCTGCTCGAAATCATCTGGGCGCTCGGCCTGAAGCATTCCGACGGCCTGACCCGTTTCTGGCCGAGTCTCGGAACCGTCGTGGCGATCCTGCTGAGCTTTGCGATGATGTCGCTCGCCTTGCGGTCGCTGCCGTTCGGCACCGCCTATGCGGTGTGGACGGGAATTGGAGCGGCCGGAAGCATGGTCGTCGGCATGTGGCTCTACAGCGAGCCGGCCGATCCGGTCCGGCTGCTCTGCCTGACGCTGATCATCGCCGGCATCATGGGCCTCAAGCTGAACTCGCCGGTTTGACCGCTCGCGTCCTGCGCCAGCTCCGTCGCATCTCGATGCCGCCGAACAGCGCCAGCGACAGCACGAACGGGATCAGGTGATAGAGCACGCGAAAGATCAGCAGCGCTGCCAGCAGCTTCTCCTGATCGTCGCCACCGAGGCCGAGCAGGATGGTCGCATCAAACAGCCCGATGCCGGCCGGCGCATGGCTTGCGAATCCGAGCAGGGTCGCTGCGATGAACACCGCCATCAGCCGGGCGACGTCGATGCCGAGCTCGGCCGGGATCAGCATGTACATGGCGAGCGCGGCGGTGCTGAGATCGAACAGTCCGATCAGGATCTGCAGCAGCACCAGGGGTCCCGACGGCAGGCGCACACGCCATCGCCGGCTCCCGCGTCCTGGCCAGCTCCAGATCACGAAGCCGAGGATGCCGCAAAGCAGTGCCGCCGCGATCAGCCGGTTGAGCGTGGGCGGCCAGTACTCCACCCAGCCGAACGCATCCGGGTCGATCATCAGGCTGAGCCCAAGCGCAGTCAGGTTGCCGAGCCAGAAGGTCAAGCCGGTGAGAAAGCTGATCTTGGCGATGTCCATCGCGCGCAGCCTATAAGGCGCGTAGATCCGGTATCTCACCAAGGGAGAGATCAGCGCCACCGCACCGATGCCATGCGCAATCGGATAGCTGGTGAAGCTGCCGACAGCCGCGGCCCGAAACGGGATGTCATCGCGACCGATCGCGCGCAGCGCGAAGAGGTCGTAGAGTGTCAGACCAGCGTAAGACAGCGCGATCAGCATCAGCGCCAACGCGATGAGCTTCGGATCCGTCGCCTCTGCGATTGCGAGCACATGGCCGATATCGAGCTTCTTGACAGCGCGCATGAGCACGGCGATTGCGATGCCCGCGATCACGAGGCTCATCGCCAAGCCCGCGAGCCCCCGCAGCCAAGCCCTTCGGTTCAGCTGCGGCGGCAGATCATCGTTCAGTACGGCCATTCAGCGGATCTTCTCGCCGAGGCGGTACGCGCCGGCTGATTCGAGCAGGATAATGGCGCCGTCTGACACGGCGATGTGACAGCTGCGTTACCGTTCCATTGCGGGACATACGCAGTTAACGATTTGTCAACGAGGCACGAGAGGCGTGGTGCGCTGCAGAGATGCTCAGAACGCTGCATCGCACATTGCGGATCATTCAAATTTGAATTAATCGCTGCGCCCCTCACGCGTAATGAGTGTGCCGTATCACTACGGATGCAGAGCGGTCGCATCTTCGTCACGCTGACTTCCTAAGACGTGTGCGCGACAAGAAGCTTCGAGGCAACATGAACGCAGAATCCGATTACGAGCTCACGCCAGATCAATGGGAGACGCTCAAGGCGCTCCGCGGTCCCGTGCGCGACGGCCGTCGGCCGAACGGCTTCATCGTCGGCCAACTCGTTGCGCTTGGGCTCGCGGTGATCAGCAACGAAACGGCGCAGATCACGCCCGATGGACGGAAGGTCCTCATCCGCGGCTCGTCGCGCCTGCTCGACGTCGCCGCTTGACCAGCCGTCTCTCCAACCCATCACATTGATGGCCCGCAGCTCCGCGCTCACCACATCGACTTCCGCGCACGCTCGGGCCACTCACGGTCGTACTCTTCGCCGTTGACGGCGTTGGCGGTCATCGCGGCCAGGATCTGCCCGGGTGTCGGAATCTCGCGCGGATCGACGCGCTTGTCCGGGTTCCAGAGATCGGAACGCACGATGGCGCGGGCGCATTGAAAGTAGATCTCCTCGATCGTCATCACGAGCACCGTCCGCGGCAGCTTGCCTTCCATCCGGAACGATTCGAGCAGCTCCGCATCCGCTGACAGATGGCCTCGCCCGTTGACGCGTAGCGTATTGCCGGATCCCGGAATCAGGAACAGCAGGCCGATACGCGGATCGCGCACGATGTTGCGCAATGAATCGACGCGGTTGTTGCCGCGCCGGTCGGGCAGCATCAGCGTCTTGTCGTCGTGAATGCGGACAAAACCCGGACGGTCGCCGCGGGGCGAGCAATCGAGACCTTCCGGGCCCGATGTCGCGAGCGCGACGAACGGCGATTTCTCGATCATCACCCGATACTGCGGCGTCACCCGATCGGCGACCTTGGCCGTCGACGCCAGTCCGGTCTCGCCGTAGATCGCCTCGAGTTGCTCAACGGTGGTGATGATCGACATCGTTCACAGCTCCCATCAACTCGGCCGAAGCACTCGCATCGGATCCCTTGATCACCTCGATCAGCCTGAGTCCGTGAGTGGCGGGATCGCCGACATTGTTGATCGTGAGGTCAGCGATCACCGACTCGTTGCCCACGGTCCGATGCAGCCGCTCACCGATGTCGGTGTCGCTCGGACGATGCCGCTTGCCCAGCCGCTCCGCAAGCACGTCCGCCGGCGCGGTGATGTTCACGACGACGACATCGGCATAGTCGCGGCGTGCCGCGGGGATGACCGTGCGCGACACGTTCACCACGACGGTGCGACCGGCGGCGAGATCGTCCTTGATCGCGCGCGGCACGCCGTAGCAATGACCGTGCGCGGTCCAATGCAGCGCGAACGCGCCGGACGCGAGAGCCTCGCGGAACGCGGCCTCGCTCATTTCACGATTGTCTTCGAAAGTGGACGCTTCACGGGTCACGACCCGCTGCGGAAACACGATGCGGTCGTCGTCGTCGCACGCAGCCCGCGCCAGATTGATCAACGTGTCCTTGCCCGCGCCGCTCGGTCCGACGACGAGCACCAGCCGGCCCGGACCAAGGCGGGCGTTGTGATCCGAGCCAGTCGACGCCGCGCTCATGCCACACGCAGCCCTTCCCGCCAGACGCTGCGTACGACGGCATGGTCGCCGGCGACGTGAACGCGGATCAGATCCGCGCGCTTGCCAGGAGCGATCTCGCCGCGGTCACGCAGGCCGACCGCGTCGGCCGGGGCCTTGGTGACGGTGCGAACCGCGGCAGCGAGGTCGATCGCCGGGACGCGCCGTGGCAGTTGCAGCGCGCCCATCAGCAGGCTCGACGGCACATAGTCCGACGACAGAATGTCGAGCAGACCCTCGCGCGCGAGATCGACAGCTGCAATGTTACCGGAATGCGAGCCGCCGCGGACCACGTTGGGCGCACCCATCAGGATGCTGATGCCAGCCTCGTGAAGTCCGCGTGCCGCTTCCATCGTGGTCGGAAATTCCGCCACGGCGATGCCGTCCTTGATCGCGTCGGCGACGTTCTCGTCGGTGGTGTCGTCATGGCTGGCGAGCGGCACGTCATGGGTCTTGGCGAGCGCGACGATGTCGCGCATGTTCGCTGCCGCATAGGCCTGCTGATAGGCGAAGCGACGCGCGAACATCACGTCGAGCTCCGCGTCGGTCTTGCCGCCGCTCTTGCCGCGGTAGTAGTCCCGCAGCTTGCCCTCGTCGCGGAACTGGCGCTGGCCCGGCGTGTGGTCCATCAGCGACATCAGCCGGACATCGGAGCGGCCCGCCAACTGCTTTGCCTCCTCGACCACGGTCGGCATCGGCACTTCGCAGCGCAGATGCAGGAAATGATCGGCGCGCAGCAGGCGTGCGTCGCGCGCGCGCGCGATCGCATCCGCCAGCACATTGGCCTGGCCATCGACGCCTTCGGCGCCCTCCTCGCTCCAGACGCGCAGCGAATCCAGCACCGTGGTGATGCCGGCCGTCGCGAGCTGTCCGTCATAGGAAATCACCGCGGCGACCGGATCCCAATACACTTTCGGGCGCGGCACGAAATGCGCTTCGAGGTGATCGGTGTGCAACTCGACAAGCCCGGGCATCAGCAGATCGCCGCCTGCGTCATGACTGCCAGCGGGCGCGGCGCCTTCGCCGATCTCGGCGATCCGGCCTCCGGCCAACGCCACCCACCCCTGCTCGATGACACGGTCGGCGAGCACCAGCCGGGCGTTGCCTATCACGGTGTCGGACATGTTCGCGCTCATCTGCTCCCTCTGCCTGCTACGCCGCCGCTGCGAAATTCGTCACATCCACCGTGCGGTCCGCGATGGCAGCACGAATATCATCGTCGTGCACGATCGCAATCATCGCGACGCCGGCCTGCTTCTTTGCGGCGATGAGATCGACCACCACGGCCCGGTTCGCCGCATCGAGCGAGGCCGTCGGCTCGTCCAGCAGCAGGATCGGCAGGTCGGAGATGAAGCCGCGCGCGATGTTGACACGCTGCTGCTCGCCGCCGGAGAACGTCGACGGCGGCAACGACCATAGCCGCTCCGGAATGTTCAGCAGGGCCAGCAACGCGCCGGCGCGCGCGCGTGCCTCCTCGCGTGTCCCGCCGGCCGCCAGCAGCGGCTCGGCGACGACATCCAGCGCCGCCACGCGCGGCACCGCACGCAGAAACTGGCTGACATAGCCGATCGTGTGCCGCCGCGCGTCGAGCACCAGGCGCGGCTCGGCGCCGGCGAGATTTGTCATCTCGCCCTGGTGACGGACGCTGATGCGGCCGCCGTCGCAGCGATAGTTGCCGAAGATCATCTTCAGGATCGACGACTTGCCCGCCCCCGACGGGCCGGACAGCACGACGCATTCGCCGGCCGCGACCTGGAACGAGACGCCCTGCACCACCGGCAGCGAGATGCCGCCCTGCAGGTGCATGGTGAAGGTCTTCCGGGCATTGT
Proteins encoded in this window:
- the phnL gene encoding phosphonate C-P lyase system protein PhnL, with protein sequence MTVMLDVDNARKTFTMHLQGGISLPVVQGVSFQVAAGECVVLSGPSGAGKSSILKMIFGNYRCDGGRISVRHQGEMTNLAGAEPRLVLDARRHTIGYVSQFLRAVPRVAALDVVAEPLLAAGGTREEARARAGALLALLNIPERLWSLPPSTFSGGEQQRVNIARGFISDLPILLLDEPTASLDAANRAVVVDLIAAKKQAGVAMIAIVHDDDIRAAIADRTVDVTNFAAAA